The Mercenaria mercenaria strain notata chromosome 8, MADL_Memer_1, whole genome shotgun sequence genome has a segment encoding these proteins:
- the LOC123566001 gene encoding uncharacterized protein LOC123566001 isoform X1, protein MWIFTLGLFLLTILLKEESVTAVSESNCSFVPQKICGFTVNQKWVIQNGTFTYRFLAIPPSPDKDGYFALFQTSKVQNKTLDTITSGFVTAGTYCIKYWMFAQSAQTQLYIIKHTTEKDYNISFFKNLTRQWKAFAIPASSSSDFQVKFHSVVTDLVTHTGHHISPHIFIGLDDVRIVPINDTNGIYFLTQSRYP, encoded by the exons atgtgGATATTTACATTAGGGTTATTTCTACTGACTATTTTATTAAAAG AAGAGAGTGTAACAGCGGTATCGGAAAGCAACTGTTCATTCGTGCCACAGAAGATCTGTGGATTTACTGTAAATCAGAAGTGGGTGATTCAGAATGGAACATTTACTTATAGATTTCTCGCCATTCCCCCCAGTCCGGACAAAG ATGGCTATTTTGCTTTGTTTCAAACAAGCAAAGTACAAAACAAAACTCTAGATACCATCACATCAGGATTCGTGACTGCTGGTacttactgtataaaatactggATGTTCGCACAATCGGCGCAAACTCAGCTGTACATTATTAAACATACAACAGAAAAAGATtacaacatttctttttttaaaaatttaactcgTCAATGGAAAGCTTTTGCAATACCAGCATCATCGTCCTCGGATTTTCAG GTGAAATTTCATTCAGTTGTCACCGACTTAGTGACCCACACTGGACATCATATATCTCCTCATATATTCATTGGACTAGATGACGTACGGATTGTCCCCATAAATGATACCAACG ggatttattttttgacacaatcGCGGTATCCATGA
- the LOC123566001 gene encoding uncharacterized protein LOC123566001 isoform X2, whose product MWIFTLGLFLLTILLKESVTAVSESNCSFVPQKICGFTVNQKWVIQNGTFTYRFLAIPPSPDKDGYFALFQTSKVQNKTLDTITSGFVTAGTYCIKYWMFAQSAQTQLYIIKHTTEKDYNISFFKNLTRQWKAFAIPASSSSDFQVKFHSVVTDLVTHTGHHISPHIFIGLDDVRIVPINDTNGIYFLTQSRYP is encoded by the exons atgtgGATATTTACATTAGGGTTATTTCTACTGACTATTTTATTAAAAG AGAGTGTAACAGCGGTATCGGAAAGCAACTGTTCATTCGTGCCACAGAAGATCTGTGGATTTACTGTAAATCAGAAGTGGGTGATTCAGAATGGAACATTTACTTATAGATTTCTCGCCATTCCCCCCAGTCCGGACAAAG ATGGCTATTTTGCTTTGTTTCAAACAAGCAAAGTACAAAACAAAACTCTAGATACCATCACATCAGGATTCGTGACTGCTGGTacttactgtataaaatactggATGTTCGCACAATCGGCGCAAACTCAGCTGTACATTATTAAACATACAACAGAAAAAGATtacaacatttctttttttaaaaatttaactcgTCAATGGAAAGCTTTTGCAATACCAGCATCATCGTCCTCGGATTTTCAG GTGAAATTTCATTCAGTTGTCACCGACTTAGTGACCCACACTGGACATCATATATCTCCTCATATATTCATTGGACTAGATGACGTACGGATTGTCCCCATAAATGATACCAACG ggatttattttttgacacaatcGCGGTATCCATGA